One Drosophila willistoni isolate 14030-0811.24 chromosome XL unlocalized genomic scaffold, UCI_dwil_1.1 Seg142, whole genome shotgun sequence genomic region harbors:
- the LOC6644572 gene encoding DDB1- and CUL4-associated factor 7, translating to MSSTAGKRKEIYKYLAPWPLYSMNWSVRPDKRFRLALGSFIEEYNNKVQIISLDEESSEFSAKSTFDHPYPTTKIMWIPDSKGIYPDLLATSGDYLRVWRAGEPDTRLECVLNNNKNSDFCAPLTSFDWNEVDPNLVGTSSIDTTCTIWGLETGQPHARVYVAGHVKTQLIAHDKEVYDIAFSRAGGGRDMFASVGADGSVRMFDLRHLEHSTIIYEDPAHTALLRLAWNKQDPNYLATVAMDSCEVIILDVRVPCTPVARLSNHRACVNGIAWAPHSSCHICTAGDDHQALIWDIQQMPRAIEDPILAYTAAEGEVNQIQWGATQPDWIAICYNKACEILRV from the exons ATGTCTTCAACTGCCGGTAAACGCAAGGAGATCTACAAATATCTCGCACCATGGCCCCTCTACTCCATGAACTGGAGCGTGAGGCCGGACAAGAGGTTTCGCCTCGCTCTTGGCAGCTTCATCGAAGAGTATAATAATAAAGTTCAAATCATTAGTCTGGACGAAGAGAGCAGCGAATTTAGTGCTAAAAG CACCTTTGACCATCCATatccaacaacaaaaatcatgTGGATACCCGATTCAAAGGGCATCTATCCGGATCTATTGGCTACAAGTGGTGATTATTTACGTGTTTGGCGTGCCGGTGAGCCGGACACACGACTCGAATGCGTTTTAAATAACAATAAGAATAGTGATTTTTGTGCACCATTAACATCATTCGATTGGAATGAAGTGGATCCAAATTTGGTGGGCACTTCATCAATCGATACAACATGCACCATTTGGGGCCTAGAAACGGGACAGCCCCATGCCCGTGTCTATGTGGCGGGTCATGTTAAAACACAATTAATTGCCCACGATAAAGAAGTCTATGATATAGCTTTCTCACGTGCCGGCGGTGGACGGGATATGTTCGCCTCGGTGGGTGCTGATGGATCGGTACGAATGTTTGATCTAAGGCATTTAGAGCATTCTACAATTATCTATGAG GATCCTGCTCATACGGCATTGTTGCGTTTGGCCTGGAACAAACAAGATCCAAATTATTTAGCCACTGTTGCCATGGACTCATGCGAAGTTATTATTTTAGATGTTCGTGTTCCGTGTACACCTGTTGCAAGACTGAGCAATCATAGGGCGTGCGTCAACGGTATTGCGTGGGCGCCGCATAG TTCCTGTCACATCTGCACTGCCGGTGATGATCACCAAGCACTGATCTGGGATATTCAACAAATGCCGCGCGCAATCGAGGATCCAATTTTAGCCTATACAGCTGCCGAGGGCGAAGTCAATCAAATACAATGGGGTGCTACACAACCCGATTGGATAGCTATATGCTATAATAAAGCATGCGAAATATTAAGGGTCTAA
- the LOC6644571 gene encoding protein tilB — MVRITEALVRKKSEHNELLISTLEELSLHQEDITCIEHVQNWCRELKILLLQSNLIARLENLNKLKRLEYLNVAINNIERIENLDGLESLNKLDLTLNFIGELTSVESLRGNYNLRELLLVGNPCVDFPHYRDYVIATLPQLQNLDCVEITPSERLQAQRYLNRHRRIIVQRQADHAIERDEQRIRVAHQQAKLAEECADMEDDEERTRAFWNAKSEHCPEIRNEIARQHKLGKEKHDSKSESSKTPKKRNVNLFAPCGRPYNMNQAKLPFNFQDEPAEYRLELEVYKYLDTSLIDVDVELNYVRVTVKGKIFQIAYGEEIIPNESTVQRSQTTGHLLIVLKKVKPNEMLAIKPKKAAPKKPEEEQKMEQKQNGQQKLTGLVDISNICLPPDLPDLI; from the exons ATGGTGCGCA TCACCGAAGCTTTGGTTCGCAAAAAATCGGAACACAATGAACTTCTTATTAGTACTCTGGAGGAATTGTCGCTGCATCAGGAGGACATCACATGCATTGAACATGTACAAAATTGGTGCCGGGAACTAAAGATCCTGCTCTTGCAGTCCAATCTCATAGCTCGCTTGGAGAATTTGAATAAACTGAAACGCCTGGAATATCTTAATGTGGCCATTAATAATATTGAACGTATCGAGAATCTGGATGGTCTTGAATCCCTGAACAAATTGGATCTCACATTAAATTTCATTGGCGAACTGACAAGTGTGGAATCACTGCGGGGTAATTACAATTTGCGCGAACTACTCCTAGTTGGTAATCCTTGTGTGGACTTTCCGCACTATCGTGATTATGTGATAGCCACATTGCCGCAACTCCAGAATCTTGACTGCGTTGAGATTACACCAAGTGAACGACTGCAAGCCCAACGTTACTTAAATCGCCATCGTCGCATCATTGTCCAGCGTCAGGCCGATCATGCCATTGAAAGGGATGAGCAGCGTATTCGTGTTGCCCATCAACAGGCCAAGCTGGCCGAAGAATGTGCTGACATGGAAGATGATGAGGAACGCACACGCGCCTTTTGGAATGCCAAAAGTGAACATTGTCCAGAAATACGTAATGAAATTGCCCGCCAACATAAATTGGGCAAGGAGAAACATGATTCGAAATCAGAATCATCCAAGACGCCAAAGAAACGGAATGTCAATCTATTTGCTCCCTGCGGTCGTCCCTATAATATGAATCAAGCCAAATTGCCATTTAATTTTCAAGATGAGCCTGCCGAATATCGGCTAGAATTGGAAGTCTACAA ATATTTAGATACTTCTCTCATTGATGTCGATGTGGAATTAAATTATGTTCGTGTCACAGTTAAGGGCAAAATCTTTCAGATAGCATATGGCGAAGAGATAATCCCTAATGAATCAACCGTACAACGTTCCCAGACGACAGGACACCTTTTGATTGTATTGAAAAAAGTTAAGCCCAATGAAATGCTGGCTATTAAACCAAAAAA AGCCGCACCTAAGAAACCGGAGGAGGAGCAGAAGATGGAACAGAAACAAAATGGTCAACAGAAACTAACTGGCCTGGTTGATATAAGCAACATTTGTTTGCCGCCCGATTTGCCCGATTTAATATAA
- the LOC6644570 gene encoding tRNA methyltransferase 10 homolog A — MEQPEKQEQVEMDQEPTELILSNCPGTTPATPLSKNQLKKQKKLVEYAALRKLRRQKERNQKKLKRQEAKALGLPRIGPSRKELKRRNKQEEEESEGKQSPKFQVAIDLDYDEQMQERDIAKCVKQCLRIYTINRRSAQPGRLHFTGIKSNGQIHKCFQRNDGWENWQVAYHFDCTHLDAFEKDKMIYLTCESDTVLDQLNPEYIYVIGGLVDHNHFKGLCHKRAIEAGLKTARLPLSEHVDMKTRSVLSTYHVFELLSRVLSGEGWTEAILATIPMRKGAKAKSVSNNESHEDNAQQTKEDEEDEAQDAEQNDEELDDKKEEEERPSTL; from the exons ATGGAGCAACCGGAAAAGCAGGAACAGGTGGAAATGGATCAGGAGCCAACAGAGCTTATCCTAAGCAACTGTCCTGGCACCACACCCGCCACACCGCTAAGTAAAAACCAATtgaagaaacaaaagaaactgGTCGAATATGCGGCGCTTCGGAAATTACGGCGCCAAAAGGAACGTAATCAAAAGAAGCTAAAGCGCCAAGAGGCTAAAGCCTTGGGTTTGCCTCGCATTGGACCCAGTCGCAAAGAACTGAAACGTCGGAACAAACAAGAAGAGGAGGAATCTGAAGGAAAGCAGTCGCCTAAATTTCAGGTGGCCATCGATTTGGATTATGACGAACAGATGCAAGAACGTGATATAGCTAAATGTGTAAAACAATGCCTTAGGATTTACACCATAAATCGACGTAGTGCTCAACCAGGACGCTTACATTTCACAGGCATCAAGAGTAATGGCCAGATCCACAAGTGTTTTCAGCGAAATGATGGATGGGAGAATTGGCAGGTGGCTTATCATTTCGATTGCACCCATTTGGATGCATTCGAGAAAGACAAAATGATCTATCTAACCTGCGAATCGGATACAGTGTTGGATCAATTGAATCCGGAATATATCTATGTGATCGGTGGCCTGGTCGATCATAATCATTTCAAGGGTTTGTGTCACAAACGAGCCATCGAGGCTGGTCTTAAAACTGCCCGTTTGCCCCTAAGCGAGCATGTGGATATGAAGACGCGATCCGTGTTGAGTACCTATCATG TGTTTGAACTGCTATCCCGTGTATTATCGGGTGAGGGTTGGACCGAAGCAATATTGGCCACCATTCCCATGCGCAAAGGTGCCAAGGCTAAATCAGTCAGCAATAACGAATCCCATGAAGATAATGCTCAACAGACAAAGGAAGACGAAGAGGATGAGGCACAGGATGCAGAGCAAAATGATGAGGAGCTAGATGACaagaaagaggaggaggaAAGGCCATCCACTTTATAG